The proteins below are encoded in one region of Persephonella hydrogeniphila:
- a CDS encoding HU family DNA-binding protein: protein MTKADIVNWIAQNKDIKASKRDISKVVNRIFEIIAEELIDGEDNHKIQISGFGTFIVKKRAPKIGRNPKTREEKLIPERFGISFKVGKKLHRKLNGE from the coding sequence ATGACCAAAGCTGATATTGTTAACTGGATTGCACAAAATAAAGATATAAAAGCATCAAAAAGAGATATATCAAAGGTTGTAAACAGGATTTTTGAGATAATAGCTGAAGAGCTTATTGACGGAGAGGATAACCATAAAATTCAGATATCTGGTTTTGGGACTTTTATTGTAAAAAAGAGAGCACCTAAAATAGGAAGAAATCCCAAAACCAGAGAAGAAAAATTGATACCAGAAAGATTTGGAATATCTTTTAAGGTCGGTAAAAAACTTCATCGAAAATTAAACGGAGAATAA
- a CDS encoding 6-pyruvoyl trahydropterin synthase family protein translates to MRYEITKRFKFEAGHRVWKQNLISGKGAKLMGKEVPPNPCLNIHGHSYKVEVTVGSDKLNEQEMVIDFYHIKAALKDLIDNQIDHSFIIDRNDPLYPTFKEHFGFLKLFVVDFCPTAEALAKFIYDFLKGKLEEAELLDDIKVVSVTVWETETGKAVYKEE, encoded by the coding sequence ATGAGATACGAGATAACAAAAAGATTTAAGTTTGAAGCGGGACACAGAGTCTGGAAGCAGAATTTAATATCAGGAAAAGGTGCAAAACTAATGGGAAAAGAAGTACCTCCCAATCCATGTCTAAATATCCATGGACACAGCTACAAAGTTGAAGTTACAGTAGGTTCAGACAAACTAAACGAACAGGAAATGGTTATTGATTTTTACCATATAAAGGCTGCTCTTAAAGACCTTATAGATAACCAGATAGATCATTCTTTTATCATTGACAGAAACGATCCTTTATACCCAACATTTAAAGAGCATTTTGGTTTTTTGAAACTTTTCGTGGTTGATTTCTGCCCTACAGCCGAAGCACTGGCAAAATTTATATACGATTTTCTTAAGGGAAAGTTAGAAGAAGCTGAACTTCTTGACGATATCAAAGTTGTATCTGTCACAGTCTGGGAAACAGAAACAGGAAAAGCTGTTTATAAAGAGGAGTAG
- a CDS encoding gamma carbonic anhydrase family protein → MAIIKPYNGKYPKIHPSAFIAENAVIIGDVEIGEDCSIWYNVVIRGDVNYIRIGDRTNIQDGTIIHVDHKKYPTIIGKEVTVGHNVMLHACTIEDRCLIGMSATIMDGAVVGRESIVGAGALVTPGKIIEPRSLWTGSPAKFKRELTEEELKWLEKSYQNYIRYKNSYLNQL, encoded by the coding sequence ATGGCAATAATTAAGCCTTACAATGGAAAGTACCCCAAAATACATCCATCCGCTTTCATAGCAGAAAATGCTGTCATAATAGGAGATGTTGAAATAGGTGAGGACTGTTCTATATGGTATAACGTAGTAATCAGAGGAGATGTTAATTATATAAGAATAGGGGATAGAACAAATATTCAGGACGGAACCATCATACATGTAGACCACAAAAAATATCCTACAATAATCGGGAAAGAGGTAACTGTAGGGCATAATGTTATGCTTCATGCCTGTACTATTGAAGATAGATGTCTTATAGGGATGTCTGCAACAATAATGGATGGCGCTGTGGTTGGAAGAGAAAGTATTGTAGGAGCAGGTGCTCTGGTAACTCCCGGAAAAATAATAGAACCCCGCTCTCTCTGGACTGGTTCTCCTGCGAAGTTCAAAAGGGAACTAACGGAAGAGGAGTTAAAATGGTTGGAGAAATCCTACCAAAATTACATCAGGTATAAAAATTCCTATCTGAATCAGTTATAA
- a CDS encoding putative bifunctional diguanylate cyclase/phosphodiesterase: MVEELFGNIPEKSKDQKIENVLKNGKEYFENINMKLRRIYPIIATKDCTKCHTNAKEGSVMGAIEIIKDEKSMLSNIQNKLIFTFILLLPFPVALSYFVGGLISKKIENIASKISTEIKNIEKLNDLKRIDIKDESEYYEELKSLLKGIKSLMKRVKQIAIDKDILELEIKLTEKLIITSELIKEWHEYIKYMLLEVNNVANVYYLFTVFINGSKLNVDIFWKAKPEKEYKELFEKLLKSEIVKKNLLKTYNLELINIEHHVADSEKRIGEINKEDLITKTKSIFLEKPKIGGIVGIGIGSDIVKDNNRYMVVDSILATLINITGSVRAISKYIKEIEFYAMRDPLTYLYNQRVFWEFLSYEVERAKRHNGTLALIFMDLDNFKYINDTFGHTFGNLVIKEVARVINETRRKEDIAFRFGGDEFVLLLTDVSVEDAYNLAERIRKKIESISLPVNDNLVSLSISMGISHYPENGETPKELFIVADRLAQKAKEEGKNKIKLPTIEDVAEEYKKSSEKALKIIDAMSREKIEPFFQPIVNIKDNSIIGYEALMRIKGISSGIGEYIEIAENIGIIPRLDMILIEKALKKYQKEESNLYIFLNLSVRDIISLDVVKKLNELTKIYKINRNKVVLELTERESLKNLNIIKNFVRSLKKEGYLFAIDDFGSGYSTFKYLKEFPVDIVKIDGDFIKGMVSSEKDKIFVKSLINLGKGMNLKILAEFVENEEILKIVKELDIDYAQGFYFGKPSPDLI, translated from the coding sequence GTGGTTGAAGAGTTATTTGGGAATATTCCTGAAAAAAGTAAAGATCAAAAGATTGAAAATGTTCTTAAAAATGGTAAGGAATACTTTGAAAATATAAATATGAAACTAAGAAGGATATATCCAATAATAGCTACAAAAGATTGTACAAAATGTCACACTAATGCAAAAGAAGGCTCCGTAATGGGAGCCATTGAAATTATTAAAGACGAAAAATCTATGCTATCAAACATTCAAAATAAATTGATTTTTACTTTCATTTTATTGCTTCCTTTTCCAGTTGCTCTTTCTTATTTTGTAGGAGGGTTAATATCCAAAAAAATAGAAAATATAGCATCTAAAATCAGTACAGAAATAAAAAATATAGAAAAGTTAAATGATTTAAAGAGGATAGATATAAAAGATGAATCTGAATATTATGAGGAACTGAAAAGTTTATTAAAAGGAATAAAGTCTTTAATGAAAAGAGTGAAACAAATAGCTATCGATAAAGACATACTTGAGCTGGAAATAAAATTAACTGAAAAACTGATAATAACCTCGGAATTAATAAAAGAGTGGCATGAGTACATAAAATATATGCTCTTAGAAGTTAATAATGTTGCTAATGTTTATTATCTGTTTACAGTCTTTATAAATGGAAGCAAGCTAAATGTAGATATTTTTTGGAAAGCAAAACCAGAGAAAGAGTATAAGGAATTATTTGAAAAATTACTGAAATCTGAGATAGTAAAGAAAAATCTTTTAAAGACCTATAATCTTGAGCTTATAAATATAGAGCATCATGTTGCAGATTCGGAAAAAAGAATAGGAGAGATCAATAAAGAAGATCTAATAACAAAGACAAAATCTATATTTTTAGAAAAGCCTAAGATAGGAGGTATTGTTGGGATAGGTATAGGTAGCGATATAGTAAAAGACAATAATAGGTATATGGTTGTTGATAGTATACTTGCAACTCTCATTAATATAACAGGTTCTGTTAGAGCAATAAGTAAGTATATAAAAGAAATAGAATTTTATGCTATGAGAGATCCTTTAACTTATCTGTATAATCAGAGAGTTTTCTGGGAGTTTTTAAGTTATGAGGTGGAGAGAGCAAAGAGACACAATGGAACTTTGGCACTGATATTTATGGATTTAGATAATTTCAAATATATAAATGATACTTTTGGACATACATTTGGAAATCTTGTTATCAAAGAAGTAGCTAGAGTAATTAATGAAACACGAAGAAAAGAAGATATTGCATTTAGATTTGGAGGAGACGAATTTGTTTTGCTGTTAACTGATGTAAGTGTTGAGGATGCTTATAATTTAGCAGAAAGAATAAGAAAAAAAATAGAATCCATATCATTACCTGTTAATGATAATTTAGTTAGTCTTTCTATATCCATGGGTATTTCTCATTATCCAGAAAATGGAGAAACCCCCAAAGAACTTTTTATAGTTGCTGACAGATTAGCTCAGAAAGCAAAAGAAGAAGGTAAGAATAAAATAAAACTTCCAACTATAGAAGATGTTGCTGAAGAATACAAAAAATCAAGTGAAAAAGCGTTAAAAATAATAGATGCTATGAGTAGGGAGAAAATAGAACCATTTTTCCAGCCTATTGTGAATATAAAAGATAATTCAATAATAGGATATGAAGCTTTAATGAGAATCAAAGGAATTAGTTCTGGTATAGGAGAGTATATTGAGATTGCTGAAAATATAGGGATCATTCCAAGACTTGATATGATCTTGATAGAAAAAGCTTTGAAAAAATATCAGAAAGAAGAAAGCAACCTTTATATATTTTTAAATTTATCTGTAAGAGATATTATTTCTCTAGATGTTGTAAAGAAATTAAATGAACTTACCAAGATATATAAAATCAACAGAAATAAAGTTGTTTTAGAATTAACAGAGAGAGAAAGTTTAAAAAATCTAAATATAATAAAAAATTTTGTTAGATCTCTAAAAAAAGAAGGATATTTATTTGCAATAGATGATTTTGGAAGTGGGTATTCAACTTTTAAATATCTAAAAGAATTTCCTGTGGATATAGTAAAAATAGATGGTGATTTTATTAAAGGAATGGTATCTAGTGAGAAAGATAAAATCTTTGTTAAATCTCTTATTAATCTTGGAAAGGGTATGAATCTAAAAATCCTTGCAGAATTCGTAGAAAATGAAGAGATACTTAAAATTGTGAAAGAACTTGATATTGACTATGCTCAGGGATTCTATTTTGGAAAACCATCCCCAGATTTGATATAA
- the sdhA gene encoding succinate dehydrogenase flavoprotein subunit, whose amino-acid sequence MLNYDVLIVGAGGGGLMAALEASKAKDVKVGVVTKVYPTRSHTGAAQGGINAALANVDPSDSPEVHTFDTVKGSDYLGDQDAIEFMCTEAPKRIYELEHLGVPFSRLPDGRIAQRPFGGAGFPRTCYAADKTGHVILHTLYEQCLKNNVDFLNEWFVKELLVDNGEAKGVVAIDIRSGEVHVIKAKAIIFATGGYARVYWVRNSNAIGSTGDGVALCYRAGIPIKDMEFVQFHPTGLRSTGILVTEGARGEGGYLINNKGERFMERYAPNKMELAPRDLVSRAIETEILEGRGWGEGMMAYVHLDLRHLGAQKIKERLPQIRMLAIDFEGVDPIEEPIPVRPTAHYSMGGIHVEDYESSMTPVKGVYAVGECACVSVHGANRLGGNSLLDIVVFGKPAGAHAVEYARNKPEDNSYDYKAEEERARREVEELLKKEGTENINNIRMEMAQTMWDKVGIFREEKPMKEAIEKIKELKERYKNLAVGDSGKLFNTALINYLELGYLLDLAEVIAITAEMRKESRGAHARRDYPERDDENFLKHSLAYYTEDGPKIEYSEVRITKYQPQERKY is encoded by the coding sequence ATGCTTAACTATGACGTTTTAATTGTAGGTGCAGGCGGCGGCGGATTAATGGCAGCACTTGAAGCAAGTAAAGCAAAAGATGTAAAAGTTGGAGTGGTTACAAAGGTATATCCTACACGTTCACATACAGGAGCTGCACAGGGTGGAATAAATGCAGCACTGGCAAATGTTGACCCTTCAGACAGCCCAGAAGTCCACACATTTGATACAGTAAAAGGTTCCGATTATCTTGGAGATCAGGATGCTATCGAGTTTATGTGTACGGAGGCACCCAAAAGAATATATGAGTTAGAACATTTAGGAGTCCCTTTCTCAAGACTTCCTGACGGAAGAATAGCTCAGAGGCCTTTCGGAGGAGCAGGTTTTCCGAGAACATGTTACGCTGCTGATAAGACAGGACACGTTATTCTCCATACATTATATGAGCAGTGTCTAAAAAACAATGTAGACTTTCTGAACGAATGGTTCGTAAAGGAGCTACTTGTAGATAATGGAGAGGCTAAAGGAGTTGTTGCTATAGATATAAGATCCGGTGAAGTCCACGTAATAAAGGCAAAAGCCATCATATTTGCCACCGGTGGATATGCGAGAGTTTACTGGGTAAGAAACTCAAATGCAATAGGTTCCACAGGAGACGGAGTAGCCCTTTGTTATAGAGCAGGAATACCTATAAAAGATATGGAATTCGTACAGTTCCACCCAACAGGATTGAGATCAACTGGAATACTTGTTACCGAAGGTGCAAGAGGTGAAGGTGGATACCTTATAAACAACAAAGGCGAAAGATTTATGGAAAGATATGCTCCCAATAAGATGGAGCTGGCTCCAAGGGATCTTGTCTCAAGAGCGATAGAGACTGAAATCCTCGAAGGAAGAGGATGGGGTGAAGGTATGATGGCCTATGTCCATCTTGATCTCAGGCATCTGGGAGCACAAAAGATAAAAGAAAGATTACCACAGATAAGAATGCTTGCAATAGATTTTGAGGGTGTCGATCCTATAGAAGAACCTATTCCTGTAAGACCAACAGCCCACTACTCTATGGGGGGTATACATGTTGAAGATTATGAGTCTTCAATGACACCGGTAAAAGGTGTTTACGCAGTAGGTGAATGTGCCTGTGTTTCTGTTCACGGGGCAAACAGATTAGGTGGAAATTCCCTTTTAGATATTGTTGTATTCGGTAAACCTGCAGGAGCCCACGCAGTAGAATATGCACGAAATAAACCTGAAGATAATTCCTATGATTATAAAGCAGAAGAAGAGAGGGCAAGAAGGGAAGTTGAAGAACTTCTGAAAAAAGAAGGTACAGAAAATATCAACAACATCAGAATGGAAATGGCACAAACTATGTGGGATAAAGTTGGTATTTTCAGGGAAGAAAAACCTATGAAGGAAGCTATTGAAAAAATAAAAGAACTGAAAGAAAGATACAAAAACCTTGCTGTTGGAGACAGTGGAAAACTGTTTAACACAGCACTTATAAATTACCTTGAGTTAGGATATCTCCTTGATCTTGCAGAGGTTATTGCAATAACTGCAGAAATGAGGAAAGAATCAAGAGGTGCCCATGCAAGAAGGGATTACCCAGAAAGGGATGACGAAAACTTCCTTAAACACTCTCTTGCCTATTATACTGAAGACGGTCCAAAAATAGAGTACTCTGAAGTAAGAATAACAAAATACCAGCCTCAAGAAAGAAAATACTAA
- a CDS encoding dihydroorotate dehydrogenase electron transfer subunit has translation MWPLLVDKAFEVTENRFISGITYLLKVKAPELKDAPAGSFAMIRTTLENQYDPMMRRAFAIADVQGDEILFFYDVYGRGTQVLTHIKKGEKVNILAPLGKNFFPENHSHYILVGGGIGFAGLSLFMKKLKEEGKPFKAIYGVRRKEQLSMLDWIKENGFEDDVIIYTEDGSYGEKGLVTKDLENLINENPGSALAVCGPKGMMKAVMEVARKNKTPAYLSLESKMACGFGICIGCVIKDTEKNNYVRVCYEGPVFDGYKIEF, from the coding sequence GTGTGGCCTTTGTTAGTTGATAAAGCATTTGAAGTTACAGAGAATAGATTTATATCAGGAATAACATATCTTTTAAAAGTTAAAGCCCCTGAGCTTAAAGATGCTCCGGCTGGATCTTTTGCAATGATAAGGACAACCCTTGAGAATCAGTACGACCCTATGATGAGAAGAGCTTTTGCCATAGCAGATGTACAGGGAGACGAGATACTCTTTTTTTATGATGTTTATGGAAGAGGAACACAAGTACTGACACATATTAAAAAAGGGGAAAAAGTAAATATACTTGCACCCCTTGGGAAAAATTTCTTCCCAGAAAACCATTCTCATTATATCCTTGTAGGAGGAGGGATAGGTTTTGCTGGCCTTTCACTGTTTATGAAAAAGCTAAAAGAAGAAGGAAAACCCTTTAAAGCAATATATGGAGTCAGAAGAAAAGAACAGCTATCAATGCTCGACTGGATAAAAGAAAATGGATTTGAAGATGATGTAATCATATATACAGAAGATGGATCCTATGGAGAAAAAGGCCTTGTTACAAAAGATTTAGAAAATCTTATCAACGAAAATCCCGGCAGTGCACTTGCAGTATGTGGTCCTAAAGGAATGATGAAAGCTGTCATGGAAGTGGCCAGAAAAAACAAAACACCCGCTTATCTTTCCCTTGAGAGCAAAATGGCCTGTGGATTTGGCATATGCATAGGATGTGTTATCAAAGATACAGAAAAAAACAATTATGTAAGGGTATGCTATGAAGGACCTGTTTTTGATGGTTATAAAATAGAGTTTTAG